The following DNA comes from Hyphomicrobiales bacterium.
CTGGCGTTCCACGCGCGCATCGCCGCGAAGACCGACCGGCTGGTCGCGGCGCCGCTATCCTATTTGCGCGTGCCGGATTTCGCCTCCCCCGCAGTGATGGTGGAGACCCTTGTTGGCATGGTCCGGCTTGATGCGGATGAGCGTGGCGCGCTGGAAGCCGGTGGTGGTGTGCGCCTTGATGCCCATTGGCCCGGCGGCCGTTGCTCGGTCGGTCGCCGTTTTGTGGCCGACCAAGAGGCTTGGCGCATTGATGCCTGCCTCTCCGGTGATCCTTTGATCGTGCGTTCCGGCATGGCCGCGCGGCCATTGGATGATCCGGCGCTCGCCACGACATTGATCGACGATGGCGCGCTGGAGCTTCTTGACGGGGATAAGGTCGTCGCGACCGGTCATCTGGTGAGCCTTGCTGAGCAGGGCCAACCGCATCCTATCTTTGTTTTGGATGGTACGGCGTCGCGTCCTTAAGACGCTTGGCATCCTTGCGCTTCTTGCGGGCACGACGCACCGGGTCCTTGCTCATCAGCGCATTCACCGCCTCTTCGGCCCACAGAGCATAGCCCTCGGCGTTCACATGGAACCCGTCGGCTGCAAAGCCAGACTGCGGGAACGTCATGCGGCGCTCGAAACGCTCAATGCCGCGCCCGGCCGACAGGCAGGCGGCGAGCGCATCCAAAACGTCGGAGCGGAAGGTAAGACAGGTCTTGAGCGGCTGCGGCAGCACCGGAAAGATCGTCATCGGCGAGATTGGCCAATGGGCGATCATTGCGCTGGGGAACCGCGCTTTCATGGCGTAGATCAGGCCGCCGAAACCATCGATGAACCGACGCGCTGTGTGGAAATTTTTTGCATCGTTCATGCC
Coding sequences within:
- a CDS encoding SGNH/GDSL hydrolase family protein — protein: MFGRLATDGRAPRENALARIVRSNRLKAWASWLLLPVCFWQGLRIRRSTISLLPPNGPVDGLVGGHLTGKAYRVLIIGDSSVSSIGAADLDDGLAMQMATRLSDRLNRPIALRISGNSSATSADLRDHVVPNLPNDAFDLVFVVIGMNDAKNFHTARRFIDGFGGLIYAMKARFPSAMIAHWPISPMTIFPVLPQPLKTCLTFRSDVLDALAACLSAGRGIERFERRMTFPQSGFAADGFHVNAEGYALWAEEAVNALMSKDPVRRARKKRKDAKRLKDATPYHPKQR